The Peromyscus eremicus chromosome 16_21, PerEre_H2_v1, whole genome shotgun sequence genome includes the window GTTTTAAGTTAGTCTTAAAATGAATCTTGCTATTTTTGAATGATTAAATAAAAACTGtaataagatttttaaagtaCTAATGATGAAgaaattctgaattttttttgtgtgtgtgtgacattatATAGACTTTCCTTCAGGTGAAACATTAAAACCACTTGCAAGCCTGCATGCAAAACTATCATTCCCTCCTACATTGGAACACTACAAATAAACAGCCAGTAGGTTTTCTGAAAAGTACTTGAGATGCAATACTCCTTTTCTGTAAGAATATGTAAAGGTTTTAATAACAAGTCTATGTCTCATGGAGACTAATAATGATTTATGGCCCATACATAAATATGGAATAGCCTGGATTTGCCATCAGCCTGGAAATAGCTGATAAGAGTGTACATGTATAGAGGGTGGGAAGAGATGGACACAGCACCCCTTTGCTGTCTACACATACACGGGACAGGGGAGACATAACATGAATATGAGAGATTGAATATGTAGATGTGCACAAGTGCTGGATGCACAATCCTGCCCTGGATTTCCAAAAGGCAGAAAGCCTGAATTACAGACAACAGCAAACATGATTTCCTTTCACCCTGGTGTTGAAATGATGGCAAGTGCAGCCCCAGGAGATCAGCACCTTCAGGTGCTCGCCAGCGCTGCTGCTTAGAGTGCCAGTCTTAGCCAGTGTCTGTGTTGTGGCAGATGTTCATATTTACTTACCTGGTATTTAGTCATGAGATTGTTCATCAGACTACTCTACTCTGAGACCAGAATTAGTATTTCCCCAACCGTTTGGGATTTTTTTCATGATATCTCATTCATCAAGAGTGGAAGCCAAGGAGTTGAGTAGATTCCTGTGTTGCACAGAGGTGAAATGTGATGAAAGGATCATGTAGTGATGTCATTTTGTTATCAATGTTAATAATAAATATTGAGTAGTTAACCCTTTTTTGTGCAAAGCCTTGTGGGTGCAAAGCCTGTCCTCATTTCACAGGAAAGAAGTCAGGTGACATACAGATGTAAGGGCACCCTATCCCAAGACTCAGGGGTAGAGATCCAGTACAGCTGGGAACCATtgtgctggcctctgtggtcCTATGCTTCTTTAGGAACCATTGTACTGGCCTCTGTGGTCCTGTGCTTcttcaggaaccattgtgctggcCTCTGTAGTCCTATGCTTcttcaggaaccattgtgctggcctctgtggtcCTATGCTTcttcaggaaccattgtgctggcctctgtggtcCTATGCTTcttcaggaaccattgtgctggcctctgtggtcCTATGCTTcttcaggaaccattgtgctggcCTCTGTAGTCCTATGCTTcttcaggaaccattgtgctggcctctgtggtcCTATGCTTCTTTGTTGGTAACCAAGATATAGTCAGATTAAAAGACACTATAGTTTTGGTATTCTATCGTGTCTAATTTCTTACACATTTTAGAGCTTTTGCAAAATAAGACAGCCTTTTCAATGTCTCTCATAAGTCTTGCTAAATTAGTCATAATAGATTCAAAATATGGTTCTGCTTAAATAAGTTTGAATAAAATGCTTTGACAGTAATTTACTGCATAATGTTTTATCCAGGACAGTAAATGTATGAATTTAACTTCTACTGCTACTCAGCTCAATCTGTAGTTTCAGAAGAATGTGAGCCAGCATTTACTAGTCTTCAgagaatctttaatttttttttcatacttaaAACAAATCAGTAAGGAAGACTGTCAGTTGTGATTATGCAATCATATCTTTGTGTTAGTAGATTAAGGGGAAGCTTGTATTAAATATCTAAATTACTTGTGTTGATTTGCTTCAAAATAGCATGCAGACTGAATATTTTCACTTCTGGATTTGAAGCATTTTAGTTTGTTAAAGTGGCCTAGAATAGGTGCATAAATGTTTTATGGTGTAGCATTTGAAAAGTTAAAAGCATTTAATCTACCATTATAGAACCTTTTGCTTCTGCAAGTTATAACATCCTTTATTACAAGTGACACTAATTCTTGAGAGAAGTAGTGGCAGTCTTCAGACTGTACCTGCATATTGTCAGACCCATTGTGTTCAAGATGTGATGAGCAAAACCTGCTTTGCTCCAGCTGCTAAATATGGCTAGGAAAGAGCTTCAGTCTCCTTGGTTTATGCTAACAGGTCACATTGTGAAACATTGTACCTTCATTCTAGATGCTCTTGGATGGGCTCAAAAATGATCTTTATAGATGTTACTATTTTACCTCTTATAATTTACTCCcaattttatatgaattttaagtAATAAATAAGCCATGCTATGTAGAAATTAACAGTTTATTTTGACGTTTTACCTAGGGGACAGCCTCTGTACCAGCAGCTGCTAGCCTGTCTACCGTAACATCTGGGGAACTGGATCTGTTCACTGAGCAAACTACAAAGTCAGAAGAAGTAGCAAAGAAACAACTCTCCAAAGACTCCATCTTATCTCTATATGGTACCGGAACACAGCAAAGCACTCCTGGTAATTAATGTTAACTCCGCTTCCAGTGAAAACCGTGGTATTATAGAGTACATCCTTTGAAACTGTAGTATCAGTTGCATTTTCCTATGGTAGTAGTGGATACTTCTCTGCAGTCTATATAACTGAAATGAATGAAGCATTAGAATTAAACAGTGTAGGATTCACAAAACTTTATTCATTTGAGACTTGACAGGTTGTTCACAAATCACTTAATATTGTTCTACAAGTTTATAGGACATGAATTATCTTTGAAGAATTATTAGAATTTGATTTACATGAATTTTGACTTTGTGTACACTCCTATTTCCTCTTCaggcaaacaaataaatcaaaagcaGTCagaattatacatacatatatataattatgcaAAACTTGGAAATGCCTTATCATTATAGTGAAATATAAGCATACTATTCATTCAGTTTTAATCCATCAGACCCTTTTCTCCAAAATAAGCTCATCTTATATATAGACTGAAACTATGCGGCCACTTACCTACTTCCTCATAAAAGCAAATAACCACCTCTCTTCCTGACTGGTTGGTTTGTGAGAAAGCAGTGGTGTGAGTCAGCAGGAGCAGCATGCAGTCTCAGGCTGTGCATTTGGCTTTCACAATAGATGTACATCTGTCTGCATTATGGAACTAACAGGCTCTGTGGGTTATTTTATGACCCCTTTTCTTTATCTGGAGATGAGTGCAGCCATATACAAGAGCCTCTTCttgatctgttttgttttgttttttggtttgttggtttgttttaattCATGGTTCTTACAATACAGGTGTGTTTATGGGACCCACAAATATACCATTTACCTCACAAGCAGCAACTGCATTTCAAGGTTTTCCTTCCATGGGCGTACCAGTGCCTGCGGCTCCCGGTCTTATAGGAAATATGATGGGACAGAATACAAGCATGATGGTGGGCATGCCCATGCCCAATGGGTTTATGGGAAATGCACAGACTGGAGTGATGCCACTTCCTCAGAATGTTGTTGGCCCTCAAGGAGGAATGGTGGGACAAATGGGTGCACCCCAGAGTAAGTTTGGCCTGCCACAAGCTCAGCAGCCTCAGTGGAACCTCTCACAGGTAGGGCTCATGAACTGTCTTTCATCTCAAAATCCAAGAAACTATGTGTATATTATGAGTAGTTTGTTTTGAAATCTAATGATGTAGCAAAAGAATTGAATAGAGATAAGTTTGATCAGATCCAAGTGTTTATAGATGTCATGAGGTTTTATCAGCTAGATAAATGACTCGTTACTGTCCTTATTTTAAGAGTATTCTGTAAATAAGTGTTAGGattttccttttcccatttcaGCCTGTAATAATATTGTAATGGTGTACATGCCTAATCTACCTGTATTAGCTAGAAGTTATCTTTCACAGCGTATGAGAGACACCACATCCTCTTCTGCTCCTGGGTGGGGTCTTTTAGAAGTCTACTTAGACCAGTCTGTCTCCAGTAGTAAGCTTGGATCCTTTTTGCTTAACTCTTACCAATGAGAAAGAAAGCCAGCTTCATATTCTCAAAGCACAGTTTAATGAGGGATCAAGGCTGTCTCTGTCATATGGTTACTGCCTGTGATTTTATGAGGAGCATCCATTAGCTCAAGAGTCCCTATGTTATCATAGGGACTGCTTACCTCAGGTAGTCACTGATAAATTCCATGTCTGTCTGGGTTAGTTTTAAGCCGAAGAGTAACATTTCCGTATTAAATGCTGTTCTGACTTCTGTAGCTCTACAGACAAAGGCTTTTGAATTAATGTTCGTGTTAGTATTCCCTTTCCTACATCATAATGGTCTTGGTTTCTGTAAGACCAGTAGTTTTACCTTCAGAGCATTGATTTCTAACAAACATTAGCAAAATCACCAAATATCTTACAATTGTGGTTTATTGGAATACATGAACCACGTGTGTATGCACTGGAAACCTCAGAAATTATAAGAGCCAGATGTTAGTAACAGCTTTTCTGTGGCAAAGATGCTGAGGTTCACTCAGCTCAGGTTAAATTACAGATGAGCCAGTGAAGAACCACAGTGCTGTTAGCAAGGCCATGAGAGTATCTGTGAGCAAAAGGGAAGatgtgatctgcctgcctttagACACATTGGAGTGCTGACGTGGTTATTGTGTTGTACAAAAACCCTGCAAAAAGAACACCCTTAACACTGATCGTAGGCTTGGAACTATATTATGGTAAATCCTGCCTTTCCTGTTCCATCGTCAACTTTGGTAGTAAGAGAACCATTGGGTTAGCTAAGAGGCTGATAAATATACTGGACTGTAGcctgaaagaaaaatacatgtaatcttttattttatagcgtataatgaaatttaattttagcTGTTAAAACATATGCTATATGACCTTTTTAATGTTATAAAAGTATACTATAGCCATTTAGGATGTTAGTAGAGAATTACAGGTATTTTGTAAAATGTTACGGTAATTTTaggatgttttaaatttttaaaatttctcagtCTAAGAAATACCCTCATGTAGTTGAAAGAGTGATGGGCTCATCTGCTCACATACAAATTCAAAGATTACTGTGGTATTTTTTCAATTGTGGTTAATCTTTGGGATAAAAATTTGAgtatagaaagtgaattaagtaTGGATTACTTCCTAAGTAGTGCTAAACACAGGGAAAAACAAGGAACAAAGCGATTTGATTCAATAGAGGTACTTAGGCATGGTCTACTTCCATCACTGCTCTGACTCCTTTTCATATTAATGATGAAATGTCTGTCTGTAGCTAAGAATCCAGAATGAAAAGTGAACAATCCTCGTAAACTAAGCCTTTTATGTGTTTCACAGATGAATCAGCAAATGGCTGGCATGAGTCTCAGTAGTGCAAACCCTACCACAGGTTTTGGCCAGCCCCCCAGCACAACAGCAGGGTGGTCTGGAAGCTCATCTGGGCAGACTCTGAGCACACAACTGTGGAAGTGAAAAGCTGCAACAGAGTTCCATCCAAAACCAACACCCGACATTCCTCACTACAAAGGCATCTAGTTCCCGTTtattcatgtacatatgtattttcttttctcccatttGTTCACATTAAGAATTACCTGATTGACCGTGTTGGTCTGTGCTGATTAAATTAGATGTGAAAGCAGGTTGAGAAACCATCTTCTGTGGAGGGCAGCTTTGCTCATATTTCCCATGATGTCATAAGCCACATTGAGAAGCTGCTCAGTTAACTTGCATAATCGGTTTTATTCTCAAAATTATAGCTCTAATGTTTGCATATAAGGGAAGTAGTTATCATGTTAGTAATACTTCTAACAGTATAAACCCCAACCCCAAATTAGCCAGTAATCCTGTAGGAAGGTACTGTATGATCCAATGTTTAATCATATAATAGAATGTAAATGTATCACTGAGCACTGTTTTCTAGTGTATCAAATTCTTTTCTTCATCACTCACTTCACTGTGCTGTTGTTATGATGTGCTTAACAGGGAATGTGGTTAGTGAAAGGAAGATAAACCTGGATGTTACTGTCAAACTTAATGAATGTTTCAAGAATTCAAATTTTTGCTGCCTCTTGTAATTTGGACCTCTTCTCATGTACATAGTGCTATTACGAAGACCTTTTTTCTGCACTATATGCACACAGGGTAACTAAAACAAAGCCACTTTTAATCCTTGAAGGTATGTCCAGGTTTATGACAGTAATTGTGTTTACATTTTATGGTGCCTAGTATTGACAAAATGTTATTTCCCTATATTAAACAGATGAATCCACACACCTTTTTTAtttgtgggttttattttctACAGCATACACTGCCACCACCTTTCCAAATATTTCATGTTGTGGAGCGAAGAACCGGGACTGTTTAGTTGACAAAATGCTCATCATCAGGTTCTAAAGCCTATTCCATCATTTATGAGatggctggagggagggagcagcAATACATGAGATACTCAGTGTTTTTTTTCAGTGTCATGTAGTTCATTGTACAGAAATCTTCCCAGTTACATTTTTGAGAACACATGCAGAACAAATGAAGACAACACATTTTGTAGCATCCAGTTAGCTGTTTAACCAGATGTCCATCGGCTGCCAGGaaagactgaagaaaaaggaacaaTACCTGAATGAGCTGCAGCCTAAACTCCAGACTTCCCCTTCTACACCTGCTAGTCTTGGCGGCTACACCTCAATGTTCACTGTGTCCAGGTGGGACTTGGGCTCATTGGCTAGATTGACCTTCTCTGTCCGAGTGTGCCACACGAGAACCTATGGAGGAGGGCGATAGTTTAAGCAGCCGCACTATCAACACTCAAGGTCCAGCAGCGTGAGGGAGGTGAATAAATACCTTGGTGCAGTTACTAGCTTTTGGTTCCAGTTCTTCAACTGTTGTTATCTGCTTTAGAAAGTCAGATTCTTGCATCCCTGGCTGGGATCCACGGCGCTTAAATACAGCTTTAGGATTGGACAAGATGACTTGCAGACTCACAGCAAAGCCTTtgtatgaaataaagaaaaataattattgatgTACTTTTTCCCTTTGTAATTGTGGCCACATCATAAAGTACAAATAACTACTATGTGGTTAGATTTTGGCGTTCAAACATGATTAGGAGCATTGCCTGCATACAGTCTCAAAGAAAAATTAGTCACTGTGATTTTGTACTCTCTGAGGATATCTAACACAATATGAAGTCAAGTCTGTTGATAATAGAAGGTGAGTTTTAAAAGCTACTAGCTCAGAGAGGTCACCACAGCACCACATTTGATGCTCTGCATTATTGCAGCTGAGGAGTGTCAGACGGGATGCCTTAACTGTCCTTGTGGTATTGGAGTGCTAACCTAGCCTTCCTGACTGCTTTTGGCATCATTAATGTGTGCTTTATCATCAAGGTCAGCACTGTTCCAAATGACTTGACATTGAGAAGATTGTAGTAGAGGTACTATGaccatatgaaaaataaatattacctAATTTATAATCATTGATTTCACTCTTTAAGCATGAAGGAAGGGAACTTAGAAATCAGTGAAGGCAATATTAAGTCATTTGataaatttgttttttgtcttgAGTGTTTAAAATACAAAGGATAtcgcttagtggtagagcactggcctTGAATGTGTTGAGGCCCCGAGTTCAACCTTCAGCACTGCAAAGACGAAGAATGAGCTCCCTCCAGTGATTTGTTTATATCACAGAACTGTCGCTGTTGAACCTGCTGAAATACATCCCAATGCATTCCACAGCCAACTCCACATGTGACTGTTTTAGAAGTCTGAAGCCTGATCCTTTGGTCCTGGCAATATGACACTAAATTCAGGCCCTCTGGGGGCTGATGGGTTGAGAGCCAAGCCCCAGGAACTTCTCCATAGGTACTTTGTGTCCTCTTATTGGCAGTGGATTTCTGCTGCTTTTTGGAGAAATTTAACATCAGACAGTAATAGATGAGCTGTGAGAAAACCACATCATCAGATAGTAATAGATGAGCTGTGAGAAGACCacatcatcactaccatcaccTCCAGATGCCAGACTGGTCAGTCATGTGCCCTGGACCTTGCTGCCTCTTGGAAAAAGTTAACAATTAGCTATGTTCAAAAGTGCTGAGTgaagcaaaattaaaaaacagaaccCATAAAATGGCCTTCAGACTCCAGTGTCCTCCACCAATGCTTTATGGAAGCCCACTGTGCGTTCTAGTAAGCAACACTACATTTGGATGACCAGCCTTTTGGTTTTGACTAGGGCTTTGCATTTGGACACTGGCCAAGTCATTTCACCTTTGTTAACTCTATAATgtccccatttcttttctttctttcttttttttttttttttggtttttcgagacagggtttctctgtgtagctttgcgcctttcctggaactcgctttggagaccaggctggcctcgaactcacagagatccacctggctctgcctcccgagtgctgggactaaaggcgtgcgccaccactgcccggctttttttttttttttttgagtcccCATTTCTTAATCTGCAACGGAAGTATGAAAACTCAACCCTGGTATTTAATGTAGTTTAATCTAAAGAAAGATTCTTCTGAAGCAGAGCACTGTGCAGAAGATTGCAGTATGCAAATAACTGCCATTGTGTAAACAGTACCAAGGGTTGAGTAGTACCAGCCACCATTCACAGCTGCAAACATCCTAGTAGACAGGAAAAGAGCTTGAGAAAGTTcttgggggcagagccaggccacATGCATGTCACATGACTAATAAGATCTGAAGTCTTCATCAGACACAGCTAGGTCAGCACAAGACTTCATTCAGCAGCATAACCAAAGCTTGACATTAATAAAGTGCCTTTTCTCATGAGAGCAAATCAGATTAATGTTAAtgatttcttgctttctttcgTGTGCTTCATCCTTTATTTAAGTGGAAGTCTGTCCTCAGTCATACTGGCGCTTCTGGCATATTCTTTACTGGCTTCAAGGCACTGATTTTTATATCGCGattttcatatgcacacacaatgaTCCAAATTATGCATAAGTAATTCTGAAAATATGAAACCATTTAGACCTGATTTTCCTTCATTGTCCCCTAAGATGTTAAACTCATCTGCAGCCACTGAAGGATTCAAATTAGATGAATATTTTCTCCATCTCCCTGGTTCTGGAATATCTCATAGTAAGGTggagctccttggtaaaatgaAGCCCAGGCCACAGCCAGTCCTGAAGCTACCATTGTTTTTGTTGGGTGCCCTCCCCTCTTGTTCTCACTGGAGAAAGATATGCAGCAGTGCCCTCAAAGACCTCAGGGAGCGGCTTATTCCAGGAGCAAAGCAACCTACTTTCTAACAAagggaccaggaggagggaggacataaTCCAGATGTTCCTCATTTACCTTCGCTAGCTCTGCCCATTCTGTGCTCAGGTCAGCAGCCAGCAAGCAGGCATCATAAGGTAAGTAGGTCAAACTGGGTTACTTTGGGGGAAATCCTCTGTCCTCATGATATGCCAGGGAGAGCTAAAACAGTTTCCCTTGGAAACAGGCAGAATTTTTAGCTCCTGACCATTGATTTCCAATCTGCTATGGGTGTCTTGGGTTTACTTCAGTTTTGCAAGTATTTGTGCCTCAAGCATTATATCTTCAGTGACTGATTTAGCTTTAAAGGTACTGCTGTGTCTTTTGAGGTATTAGGATCCTGACAAAAACCACAGGAGTAGGGTTTTCTGTCTGGGTAAGTTAGAGGGAAAATGTGCTATGCCAGTGAAAAGTGACTGTTTGATGTGAAGGCTGGGCTTCCTTAACATCTAACAACGGGGAGGGAGAACATATTGCTTAATAGGCAGAGGGAAGGGCTATGCCTCAATATACTACATCCTTACTGAGTGCCGGCTGGAAACAAGGTGGAACAGAAGTATCCAACAAGCCATTTAATTTCTGGACAAGATAAAACCCCAGGGGAATTGGAGAAGAAATGGTTCTTTGGCTAAGTTTGCTCTTTtagagggcccaagttcagttgCCAGCACTCATGCGGTATCTCACAGTCATCATAAGTCCGTTCCAAGGCGTCCATCACCCTCTGATTTCTGTGGGCGCTAGGTATGCACGTGTGTACATgcagagaaaatactttaaaaaaaaaagccaaatgatTATATAAACAAGAAAAGtgtccaggcggtggtggtgtacttctttaatcccagcactcaggaggcagagccaggaggatctctctgagttcgaggccagcctggtctacagagcgagatccaggacaggcaccaaaactacacagaaaaaccctgtctcgaaaaacaaacaaacaagtgttcAGACTTTGGGAGTGAAACATACGATAGAGCTCTCTGAGAATAGATAAATGTCAGCCCTAAAGCTGTCAGAGCTTCTCTGAAGAGGCCACTCCAGGgcaaagacccccccccccaaaaaaaaaacaaaaactctacaGTCTCTTTTAGTTGACACCTGATCTTGAGGAAGCCATAACAAGAATCTGCAGAGCGAAAAGCTCTGCTGGTGGGTAGAAGGTCGCAAGCCTTCAGTGTGATCAACTGATGTCTGCAGAAGTCCCCGGGCCAAGTAGAGAACTAAAAAGGAGCAAGTGAATTAAGTAGTTACATGACTCAGCTGGGGAGCATTCACATTCTCATCAGCAGGAACACAACAACCTAATAGTAGCTGTAGTACCTGCATGGAACATGGAATATGGCTGGCTAGTATGGGGTCAGATCAGCTCTGAAAGCTTAGATGCTCCTgcctaaatttaaaaacaagcctTGAAAAGATAAAAGTGCCACCAAATAACTTGGTTGTGTCCCAGTACATAGCTCAAAAACATTTACACACTTAAAATGCAGCATATATTATGTTTGTGTGttcatattacatatatatatacatatcaatcAGTACTCaacaatttaaaattcaaaatgtctCAGAACCAAAACTGTCTGGTATACAAGgaagcaagaaaataaaatggcataACAAAGAGAAACAAATCCAGAAATGATGTAGATGACAGAATTATAGAGTATAATGAATATACTCACTAGCGTGTAAATGTTTCATATCCAAGAAGACAGAAGAGATGTGAGCGTGCCAAGAGATAAGAAAGGGACAAAGTCATCCCAATGATAGAAATACAAGGAGATGTAAATTGTCCTGGGTAGAATTAACACGAGACATTAAAGAATAAAGGATCAGTAAAGATGAACAAGTGAAACTactaacatgaaataaaaacaagactaGTGCTAGAGATGGGAATGAAAcatgagaggaagacaaaaaTATGAAGAAGTCATGACAAAGTTTCCAGCCGTCATTCAGTGATGATATATAAAGCCTGAGCAGCCCTGTCAGTCAGAATAACCTAAATGAAGATCACTCTAACCATAATAGCACCTTATCCAATCCTCACACATGATTGGAATGTTATCGGACAAACCATAGTAGAAGTCATAAACCAGTTCCCCCCAAAACTTAAGATAAATCAAATGCTACAAAGTATGCTGCCTCTAATATGGTAGGATTTAAAAGATACAATAACAGATTAAATAAGTTTCAAATATTTGGGAACAGTAAATTACAGGTCAAATCAAGGGAAATGAGAAAGTAGCTGAATACAAGTGAAAACAAGACATGAGAGTCAGTCTGATGTACTTGGAAAATTATTGTGGcggtatacgtgtgtgtgtgtgtgtatgtgtgtgtatgtgtgggcggTAGAACTGTACATGGGGGTAGAGTCCAGAGAAAAATGTGGGGTGTTTTCTCACTCTCCACCCTATTTGGGGGATGGTcactcactgaatctggagccaATCAACTGGCTAAACTGGCCAGCTATAAACCTatcagatcctcctgt containing:
- the Smap1 gene encoding stromal membrane-associated protein 1 isoform X4 codes for the protein MQDMGNTKARLLYEANLPENFRRPQTDQAVEFFIRDKYEKKKYYDKNAIAITNISSSDAPLQPLVASPSLQAAVDKNKLEKEKEKKKEEKKREKEPEKPAKPLTTEKVQKKEDQQLEPKKSTSPKNAAEPTVDLLGLDGPADAPVTNGNTTTVPPLNDDLDIFGPMISNPLPATVMPPAQGTASVPAAASLSTVTSGELDLFTEQTTKSEEVAKKQLSKDSILSLYGTGTQQSTPGVFMGPTNIPFTSQAATAFQGFPSMGVPVPAAPGLIGNMMGQNTSMMVGMPMPNGFMGNAQTGVMPLPQNVVGPQGGMVGQMGAPQSKFGLPQAQQPQWNLSQMNQQMAGMSLSSANPTTGFGQPPSTTAGWSGSSSGQTLSTQLWK